Proteins encoded in a region of the Streptomyces sp. NBC_00513 genome:
- the argC gene encoding N-acetyl-gamma-glutamyl-phosphate reductase: protein MNVRAAVAGASGYAGGELLRLLGAHPGIEVGALTAHTSAGRALGTVQPHLHRFADRVLEETSPDRLAEHDVVFLALPHGESAALAARLPETTLVIDLGADFRLRDPDAWKRFYGGAHAGSWPYGLPELPGAREVLARATRIAVPGCYPTAVTLALWPGYGAGLLEAEAVVVAASGTSGAGRAVHPHLLGSEVMGSMSPYGVGGGHRHTPELVQNLSLVAGTPVGVSFTPTLAPMARGILATCSARLLPGATEGEVRAAYVSAFAEEPFVRLLPPGQWPTTGAVAGSNTALVQIAVDPTAGRLVAVCAIDNLTKGTAGGAVQSMNIALGLPETSGLPFDGVAP, encoded by the coding sequence ATGAACGTGCGGGCAGCCGTCGCGGGAGCGAGCGGATACGCCGGTGGTGAGCTGCTGCGACTGCTCGGCGCCCACCCCGGAATCGAGGTGGGCGCGCTGACGGCGCACACCAGTGCGGGGCGCGCGCTCGGCACCGTCCAGCCCCACCTGCACCGGTTCGCCGACCGGGTGCTGGAGGAGACCTCCCCCGACCGGCTCGCGGAACACGACGTCGTCTTCCTGGCCCTGCCGCACGGGGAGTCGGCCGCGCTCGCCGCGCGCCTGCCCGAGACGACGCTGGTGATCGACCTCGGGGCCGACTTCCGGCTCCGGGACCCGGACGCCTGGAAGCGGTTCTACGGCGGTGCGCACGCGGGGAGTTGGCCGTACGGTCTGCCGGAGCTGCCCGGCGCGCGGGAGGTCCTCGCCCGTGCCACCCGCATCGCGGTGCCGGGCTGTTACCCGACGGCCGTCACCCTGGCGCTGTGGCCCGGCTACGGCGCCGGGCTGCTGGAGGCGGAGGCCGTGGTCGTCGCGGCCAGTGGCACCTCGGGGGCCGGGCGGGCGGTCCACCCCCACCTGCTGGGTTCCGAGGTGATGGGGTCGATGAGTCCCTACGGTGTCGGGGGCGGCCACCGGCACACCCCCGAGCTGGTACAGAACCTCTCCCTGGTGGCGGGCACGCCGGTCGGCGTCTCCTTCACCCCGACGTTGGCCCCCATGGCCCGCGGGATCCTGGCGACCTGCTCGGCCCGTCTACTGCCCGGCGCGACGGAGGGTGAGGTGCGCGCGGCCTACGTGTCGGCCTTCGCCGAGGAGCCGTTCGTACGCCTGCTGCCGCCGGGGCAGTGGCCCACGACGGGCGCCGTGGCGGGCTCCAACACCGCGTTGGTACAGATCGCCGTGGATCCGACGGCGGGGCGTCTCGTCGCGGTGTGCGCCATCGACAACCTCACCAAGGGGACGGCCGGTGGAGCGGTGCAGAGCATGAACATCGCGCTGGGTCTGCCGGAGACGTCGGGGCTGCCGTTCGACGGAGTGGCGCCGTGA
- a CDS encoding isochorismatase family protein, producing MGLPTAERYAMPDEDTLPRSVAPWKVDPGRAALLIHDMQHHLLQVFPPGVSPLVDLVANVARLRAAAHRLGLPVVFSAEPPISPDRRGPAPRPAGPHADEDGAATPPDGRIAASPAPSLGEHVITNTRDNAFLRSHLERILRTSGRDQLIVCGLFAHSGVLLTAADAYMNDIQPFVVADAVADVSAEEHALALRWSAARGAVVRTTTTLIDELEL from the coding sequence GTGGGACTTCCGACAGCCGAGCGCTACGCCATGCCCGACGAGGACACGCTTCCACGGTCCGTCGCACCGTGGAAGGTCGATCCGGGGCGGGCCGCACTACTGATCCACGACATGCAGCACCATCTGCTCCAGGTCTTCCCGCCCGGGGTCTCGCCGCTGGTCGACCTGGTCGCCAACGTCGCCCGGCTGCGGGCCGCCGCCCACCGGCTCGGCCTCCCGGTCGTGTTCAGCGCGGAACCCCCGATCTCCCCCGACCGGCGGGGCCCCGCCCCCCGACCGGCCGGCCCCCACGCGGACGAGGACGGCGCCGCGACGCCTCCGGACGGGCGCATCGCCGCCTCGCCGGCCCCCTCCCTGGGCGAACACGTGATCACGAACACCCGCGACAACGCGTTCCTGCGGAGCCATCTCGAACGGATCCTGCGGACCTCGGGGCGTGACCAGCTGATCGTCTGCGGTCTCTTCGCGCACTCCGGGGTCCTGTTGACCGCCGCCGACGCGTACATGAACGACATCCAGCCGTTCGTCGTCGCCGACGCGGTGGCCGACGTGTCCGCCGAGGAACACGCCCTCGCGCTGCGCTGGTCGGCCGCGCGCGGAGCCGTCGTACGCACCACCACCACCTTGATCGACGAACTGGAACTCTGA
- a CDS encoding nucleoside hydrolase: protein MAVPIVIDCDPGHDDALAIMLAAGDPGIDLLAVTTVAGNQTLEKTTLNALRVCTVAGITGVPVAAGCAQPLVEPLEVAEDVHGVSGIDGPRFPVPTVAAVPEHAVELLRRVLIGHPEPVTLVPTAPLTNIALLLTRYPEVAGRIKEIVLMGGSTERGNRTPAAEFNIHVDPEAADIVFRSGVPVTMCGLNVTHQALATPGVLARFEALDSELGWICVELLRYFAGTYRRLFGFSAPPVHDPVAVARVIDPRIVDCVDAHVAVELHGRHTRGATVVDLHGRLGLPANARVAVGLRTDLFWDRMVAAVAALGAARD from the coding sequence TTGGCCGTTCCGATCGTCATCGACTGCGACCCCGGGCACGACGACGCCCTGGCCATCATGCTGGCGGCGGGGGATCCGGGGATCGACCTGCTGGCCGTGACCACGGTGGCGGGCAATCAGACCCTGGAGAAGACCACGCTCAACGCGCTCCGGGTGTGCACGGTCGCGGGCATCACCGGGGTGCCGGTCGCGGCGGGGTGCGCGCAACCGCTGGTGGAGCCGCTGGAGGTGGCCGAGGACGTGCACGGGGTGTCGGGGATCGACGGTCCGCGGTTCCCCGTGCCGACCGTGGCGGCGGTCCCCGAACACGCGGTGGAGTTGCTGCGGCGGGTCCTGATCGGACACCCCGAGCCGGTGACGCTCGTGCCGACGGCTCCGCTGACGAACATCGCGCTCCTGTTGACCCGGTACCCCGAAGTGGCCGGGCGGATCAAGGAGATCGTGCTGATGGGCGGGTCGACGGAGCGGGGGAACCGGACCCCGGCGGCCGAGTTCAACATCCATGTGGACCCGGAGGCCGCGGACATCGTCTTCCGCAGTGGTGTCCCGGTGACCATGTGCGGGTTGAACGTCACCCATCAGGCGCTCGCCACCCCCGGGGTGTTGGCCCGGTTCGAGGCACTGGACTCGGAACTCGGTTGGATCTGCGTCGAGTTGTTGCGGTACTTCGCCGGAACCTACCGGCGGCTGTTCGGGTTCTCCGCTCCCCCGGTGCACGATCCGGTGGCGGTGGCCCGTGTCATCGATCCCCGGATCGTCGACTGCGTCGACGCGCACGTCGCCGTCGAGCTGCACGGCCGGCACACGCGCGGGGCGACCGTGGTGGACCTGCACGGGCGCCTGGGCCTGCCGGCGAACGCCCGGGTGGCCGTGGGTCTGCGAACGGACCTCTTCTGGGACCGGATGGTGGCGGCGGTGGCCGCGCTGGGCGCCGCGCGCGACTGA
- a CDS encoding lysine N(6)-hydroxylase/L-ornithine N(5)-oxygenase family protein: MSAPHANTTPGERLPDTRDLVGIGFGPANLALAIAVKEHNDQRAPGDAIRASFVERQDDFDWHRGMLLEGATMQVSFLKDLVTLRNPGSAFSFVHYLQDRGRLVDFVNHKTFFPTRIEFHDYFRWCAARFREQVRYATTVTGVVPAPGSDTAGVVDELDVLTRPAGAPEAVASTGLRARNIAIGTGLVPRLPEGVETGERIWHNRDLLHRAPLLTERTHRRFVVVGAGQSAAETADYLHRTFPDAEVCAVFRRYGYSPADDSPFANRIFDPAAVDEFYRAPQDVKQQLLGYHANTNYSVVDGDLIEQLYRTVYQEKVAGTERLRIMGASEFAAATPTSDGVRVTVRSLTGGETLALDCDALVLATGYRAGNPLDLLGDLADECLTDGQGRLRIGRDHRVETTPRLRAGIYLQGASTEHSHGITSSLLSTLAVRSGEICDSLLLNAAERDLRAGAPVPTAPANRG; encoded by the coding sequence ATGTCCGCACCACACGCGAACACCACTCCAGGGGAGCGACTCCCGGACACCCGGGACCTGGTGGGCATCGGCTTCGGCCCCGCCAACCTGGCCCTGGCGATAGCCGTCAAGGAGCACAACGACCAGCGCGCACCGGGCGACGCGATCCGGGCGTCGTTCGTCGAGCGGCAGGACGACTTCGACTGGCACCGGGGCATGCTCCTCGAAGGCGCCACCATGCAGGTGTCCTTCCTCAAGGACCTCGTGACGCTGCGCAACCCCGGAAGCGCGTTCAGCTTCGTGCACTACCTCCAGGACCGCGGGCGGCTGGTCGACTTCGTCAACCACAAGACCTTCTTCCCGACCCGGATCGAATTCCACGACTACTTCCGCTGGTGCGCGGCCCGATTCCGGGAGCAGGTCCGCTACGCGACCACCGTCACCGGCGTCGTCCCCGCACCGGGCTCGGACACGGCGGGCGTGGTGGACGAGCTCGACGTCCTCACCCGCCCGGCCGGCGCCCCCGAGGCGGTCGCCTCCACGGGCCTGCGCGCGCGCAACATCGCGATCGGCACGGGCCTGGTCCCGCGGCTGCCGGAGGGCGTGGAGACCGGCGAACGGATCTGGCACAACCGCGACCTGCTGCACCGCGCACCGCTGTTGACCGAGCGGACGCACCGCCGGTTCGTGGTCGTCGGAGCCGGCCAGTCGGCCGCGGAGACGGCCGACTACCTGCACCGGACCTTCCCCGACGCCGAGGTGTGCGCGGTCTTCAGGCGCTACGGCTACAGCCCCGCCGACGACAGCCCGTTCGCGAACCGCATCTTCGACCCGGCCGCGGTCGACGAGTTCTACCGCGCCCCGCAGGACGTGAAGCAGCAGCTGCTCGGCTACCACGCGAACACCAACTACTCGGTGGTGGACGGGGATCTGATCGAGCAGCTGTACCGGACGGTGTACCAGGAGAAGGTGGCCGGTACGGAACGGCTGCGGATCATGGGCGCGAGCGAGTTCGCCGCGGCGACCCCGACCTCGGACGGCGTCCGGGTCACCGTGCGCTCCCTCACCGGCGGCGAGACCCTCGCCCTGGACTGCGACGCGCTGGTCCTGGCGACCGGCTACCGCGCCGGAAATCCGCTCGACCTGCTCGGCGACCTGGCCGACGAGTGCCTGACCGACGGTCAGGGGCGCCTGCGCATCGGCCGCGACCACCGGGTGGAGACCACGCCCCGGCTGCGCGCCGGCATCTACCTCCAGGGCGCCTCCACCGAACACAGCCACGGCATCACCTCCTCCCTGCTGTCCACCCTGGCCGTGCGCTCGGGCGAGATCTGCGACTCCCTGTTGTTGAACGCCGCCGAACGGGACCTGCGGGCCGGCGCCCCGGTGCCCACCGCCCCCGCGAACCGGGGCTGA
- the argB gene encoding acetylglutamate kinase, with the protein MTVTGRAPVRARTVIEALPWLERYQGRTVVVKFGGHAMVDEELKRAFAEDIVSLHYAGLRPVVVHGGGPQISALLRQLDLKVEFTAGLRVTTPEVMEVVRMVLAGQVQRDLVHLINAHGPFAVGMTGEDARTLTAVRRPAVVDGREVDIGLVGDIVRVEPDTLRGLLERGRIPVVSPIARGERDDAIYNINADLAAAALAEALDAEKLIMLTDVAGLYADWPHSDEVVDRLTVGELERLLPSLAGGMVPKMEGCLRAVRSGVRMAHVLDGRVPHALLLEVFADEHTGTAVVPDDPADARTASVPPAGADPLDSSPAG; encoded by the coding sequence GTGACCGTCACGGGGCGGGCGCCGGTCAGGGCGCGGACGGTCATCGAGGCCCTGCCGTGGCTGGAGCGATACCAGGGCCGCACGGTGGTGGTGAAGTTCGGCGGGCACGCCATGGTGGACGAGGAACTGAAACGGGCCTTCGCCGAGGACATCGTGTCGCTGCACTACGCCGGGCTGCGTCCGGTCGTGGTGCACGGCGGAGGGCCGCAGATCAGCGCGCTCCTGCGGCAGTTGGACCTGAAGGTGGAGTTCACGGCCGGGCTGCGGGTCACCACTCCCGAGGTGATGGAGGTGGTGCGGATGGTCCTGGCAGGTCAGGTGCAGCGCGATCTGGTCCACCTGATCAACGCGCACGGTCCGTTCGCGGTCGGCATGACGGGCGAGGACGCGCGCACGCTGACCGCGGTGCGCCGGCCCGCCGTGGTGGACGGCCGCGAGGTGGACATCGGCCTGGTCGGCGACATCGTCCGCGTCGAACCGGACACCCTGCGCGGCCTGTTGGAACGCGGGCGGATCCCCGTGGTGTCCCCGATCGCCCGGGGCGAGCGGGACGACGCGATCTACAACATCAACGCCGATCTGGCGGCGGCGGCCCTCGCCGAGGCGCTGGACGCGGAGAAGTTGATCATGCTGACGGACGTGGCCGGATTGTATGCGGACTGGCCCCACAGCGACGAGGTCGTCGACCGCCTCACCGTCGGGGAACTGGAGCGGCTGCTGCCGAGTCTGGCCGGTGGCATGGTGCCCAAGATGGAGGGCTGTCTGCGCGCGGTGCGCTCCGGGGTGCGGATGGCGCACGTCCTGGACGGCCGCGTCCCCCACGCACTGCTCCTGGAGGTGTTCGCGGACGAGCACACGGGGACCGCCGTGGTGCCCGACGACCCGGCGGACGCCCGCACGGCGAGCGTCCCTCCGGCCGGCGCGGACCCCCTGGACTCCTCCCCCGCCGGCTGA
- the pgm gene encoding phosphoglucomutase (alpha-D-glucose-1,6-bisphosphate-dependent), protein MPNERAGRPAEQGDLIDVARLVTAYYALRPDPSDPVQRVAFGTSGHRGSSLTTSFNEDHIAATSQAISEYRSREGTDGPLFLGADTHALSEPARVTALEVFAANDVTVLIDSADGYTPTPAVSHAILTYNRGRSSGLADGVVVTPSHNPPADGGFKYNPPHGGPAGSDATGWIETRANEIIAGGLKEVRRIPYVRALAARTTGRHDFLGAYVADLPSVLDLDAVRAAGVRIGADPLGGASVAYWGRIAEEHRLDLTVVNPYTDPTWRFMTLDWDGKIRMDCSSPYAMASLIESAGRYQIATGNDADADRHGIVTADAGLMNPNHYLATAIAYLFAHRPDWPAAAGIGKTLVSSAMIDRVAGDLGRQLVEVPVGFKWFVDGLASGALGFGGEESAGASFLRHDGSPWTTDKDGILLALLASEILAVTGQTPSERYAELTARFGEPAYARIDAPATREEKAVLGRLSPDQITADTLAGEPVTGVLTEAPGNGAAIGGIKVTTENAWFAARPSGTEDVYKIYAESFLGPDHLATVQEEARSVVSAALSG, encoded by the coding sequence ATGCCGAACGAGCGAGCGGGCCGACCGGCGGAGCAGGGCGATCTGATCGATGTCGCCCGGCTCGTGACCGCGTACTACGCCCTGCGCCCCGACCCTTCGGATCCCGTCCAGCGGGTCGCTTTCGGCACGTCCGGGCACCGCGGATCCTCGTTGACCACGTCCTTCAACGAGGACCACATCGCCGCGACGAGCCAGGCGATCAGCGAGTACCGGTCGCGGGAGGGCACCGACGGGCCGCTGTTCCTGGGCGCCGACACGCACGCGCTGTCGGAGCCGGCCCGGGTGACCGCCCTGGAGGTGTTCGCCGCCAACGACGTGACGGTGCTGATCGACTCGGCCGACGGGTACACGCCGACGCCCGCGGTCTCCCACGCGATCCTGACGTACAACCGCGGGCGCTCCTCCGGCCTGGCCGACGGCGTGGTGGTCACCCCCTCGCACAATCCGCCGGCGGACGGCGGTTTCAAGTACAACCCGCCCCACGGCGGCCCGGCGGGTTCGGATGCCACCGGTTGGATCGAGACGCGCGCCAACGAGATCATCGCGGGTGGGCTGAAGGAGGTGCGGCGGATCCCGTACGTGCGGGCGCTGGCCGCGCGGACGACGGGGCGCCACGACTTCCTCGGCGCGTACGTGGCGGACCTGCCGTCCGTGCTCGACCTGGACGCGGTGCGCGCGGCGGGCGTGCGGATCGGGGCCGACCCGCTCGGCGGCGCGTCCGTGGCGTACTGGGGCCGGATCGCCGAGGAGCACCGTCTCGACCTGACGGTGGTGAACCCGTACACCGATCCCACCTGGCGGTTCATGACGCTGGACTGGGACGGCAAGATCCGGATGGACTGTTCCTCGCCCTACGCCATGGCCTCGTTGATCGAGAGCGCGGGCCGGTACCAGATCGCCACGGGCAACGACGCGGACGCCGATCGGCACGGCATCGTGACCGCCGACGCCGGGCTGATGAACCCCAACCACTACCTCGCCACCGCCATCGCCTACCTGTTCGCGCACCGCCCGGACTGGCCGGCCGCCGCGGGCATCGGCAAGACGCTGGTGTCGTCGGCGATGATCGACCGGGTCGCGGGCGACCTGGGGCGCCAACTGGTCGAGGTGCCCGTCGGCTTCAAGTGGTTCGTGGACGGACTGGCCTCGGGCGCCCTCGGGTTCGGTGGGGAGGAATCGGCGGGAGCCTCGTTCCTGCGGCACGACGGTTCACCGTGGACCACCGACAAGGACGGGATCCTGTTGGCGCTGCTCGCGTCCGAGATCCTGGCGGTGACGGGGCAGACGCCCAGCGAGCGGTACGCGGAACTCACCGCGCGGTTCGGGGAACCGGCGTACGCGCGCATCGACGCCCCCGCGACCCGCGAGGAGAAGGCGGTGCTCGGCCGGTTGTCCCCGGACCAGATCACCGCGGACACGCTCGCGGGCGAACCGGTGACGGGGGTGCTGACGGAGGCGCCGGGCAACGGGGCGGCGATCGGCGGCATCAAGGTGACCACGGAGAACGCCTGGTTCGCCGCGCGCCCCTCGGGCACCGAGGACGTCTACAAGATCTACGCCGAGTCGTTCCTCGGCCCCGACCACCTGGCGACGGTCCAGGAGGAGGCCCGGAGCGTGGTCTCGGCGGCCCTGTCCGGCTGA